A single region of the Austwickia chelonae genome encodes:
- the def gene encoding peptide deformylase — MAVQDIRLFGDPVLRTPAAPVVDFDKELRKLVEDLTDTMREAPGAGLAAPQIGVGLRVFTWWVDGQLGHLCNPVLDLSEEQQEGDEGCLSIPGVYVDTPRALRAVATGVDMYGEPVRVEGTELLARCLQHETDHLDGILFVDRLDREQRRMAMKAIRAAEWAGTTPPTVKVSPHPTFGRGW, encoded by the coding sequence GTGGCTGTCCAGGACATCCGGCTGTTCGGTGACCCCGTATTGCGTACGCCCGCTGCGCCGGTCGTCGATTTCGACAAGGAGCTGCGCAAGCTCGTCGAGGATTTGACCGACACCATGCGTGAGGCTCCCGGAGCGGGTCTGGCTGCACCTCAGATCGGGGTGGGTCTTCGGGTCTTCACCTGGTGGGTCGACGGCCAGCTGGGGCACCTGTGCAATCCGGTACTCGATCTCTCCGAGGAACAGCAGGAAGGGGACGAGGGCTGCCTGTCTATCCCCGGGGTCTACGTGGACACTCCACGTGCGCTGCGGGCGGTAGCCACGGGGGTCGATATGTACGGGGAGCCGGTGCGGGTCGAGGGCACGGAGCTCTTGGCGCGCTGTTTGCAGCATGAGACCGATCACCTGGACGGCATCCTGTTCGTCGACCGGCTGGACCGTGAACAGCGTCGGATGGCGATGAAAGCGATCCGGGCCGCGGAATGGGCCGGGACAACCCCGCCGACGGTGAAAGTCAGCCCTCATCCGACCTTCGGCCGGGGGTGGTGA
- a CDS encoding PfkB family carbohydrate kinase: MTCVGLTVLDVVQRVDCPVSWGRKSVSTSAEVTVGGPAANAAICVAKLLGTATLVTGVGGGAMAELVRAELEAWNVHLIDLAPAGWRLPVASCLVGADGERTVVAPGALATSWSLNAQARQAIDVAGALLVDGHHPVAAEEALRSVEECRVQQGRAPLTLVDAGSVKAHVQEWLPLLDIVAGSADYAAGLTESPEAAMELVLTAGAGAVVMTDGPGDIRWATAQGDRGCMRPPRVTAVDTLGAGDAFHGALAAGMATGMGLADAVALAAETASCRVAYEGARAWMSSVSLLP; the protein is encoded by the coding sequence GTGACCTGTGTCGGGCTCACTGTGCTGGACGTGGTCCAACGCGTGGACTGTCCGGTGTCCTGGGGGCGGAAGAGCGTGTCCACCTCGGCCGAGGTCACGGTCGGAGGGCCTGCCGCGAATGCCGCCATCTGCGTCGCCAAGCTGTTGGGGACGGCAACTCTGGTCACCGGTGTCGGGGGTGGGGCGATGGCAGAGCTGGTGCGCGCCGAACTCGAGGCCTGGAACGTGCATCTGATCGATCTTGCCCCGGCCGGCTGGCGGCTGCCGGTGGCTTCTTGTCTGGTAGGCGCCGATGGCGAACGGACCGTCGTCGCGCCGGGCGCCTTAGCCACGTCGTGGTCTTTGAACGCTCAGGCTCGACAGGCCATCGATGTGGCGGGAGCCCTGCTCGTGGACGGCCATCACCCGGTCGCCGCAGAAGAAGCACTGAGGTCGGTTGAGGAGTGTCGCGTGCAGCAGGGACGGGCCCCGCTCACCCTCGTCGATGCAGGTAGCGTCAAAGCCCATGTCCAGGAGTGGCTGCCGCTGCTGGACATCGTGGCAGGCTCTGCCGACTACGCCGCTGGGTTGACCGAGTCACCGGAGGCCGCGATGGAACTGGTCCTGACCGCCGGAGCCGGCGCCGTGGTGATGACCGACGGGCCCGGTGACATCCGTTGGGCCACGGCACAAGGAGACCGAGGGTGCATGCGCCCACCTCGAGTGACGGCAGTGGACACCCTGGGGGCAGGTGACGCCTTCCACGGGGCACTCGCGGCGGGGATGGCGACCGGGATGGGGCTGGCGGATGCGGTGGCTCTGGCGGCGGAAACGGCGTCCTGCCGGGTCGCGTACGAGGGTGCGCGTGCGTGGATGTCCTCGGTGTCGCTGCTGCCGTGA
- the fmt gene encoding methionyl-tRNA formyltransferase, producing MRIVFAGTPEVAVPSLSALLSSSHEVIAVVTRPDAPAGRGRSLRPSPVKERALEAGVEVLTPSSARDPEFLSRLSELAPDACPVVAYGNLLPAAALSVPARGWINLHFSLLPAWRGAAPVQHAVIAGDEITGASTFLLEEGLDTGPVLGTMTEVVRSQDTSGELLERLASAGASLLVSTLDAVESGSALPVAQPAEGISFAPKLTTEDARVRWDVPALAVDRRVRGCTPAPGAWTTFRGGRIKIGPVALVSDPEVRPLAPGSMVVTRRDVFVGTASTPVRLGTVQPQGKRPMAAADWARGARAMTDETLGE from the coding sequence ATGCGGATCGTTTTTGCCGGTACCCCGGAGGTCGCGGTGCCCTCGTTGTCGGCCTTGTTGTCCTCCTCGCACGAGGTGATCGCGGTGGTTACCCGTCCGGACGCGCCTGCGGGCAGGGGACGTTCTCTGCGGCCCAGCCCGGTGAAGGAGCGCGCGCTCGAGGCCGGGGTGGAAGTCCTGACCCCGTCGTCGGCCCGGGATCCGGAGTTCCTCTCGCGTCTTTCCGAGCTGGCACCGGACGCCTGCCCGGTGGTCGCCTACGGGAATCTCCTGCCTGCTGCGGCGCTGTCCGTCCCTGCCCGTGGATGGATCAATCTACATTTCTCGTTGCTGCCGGCCTGGCGGGGTGCTGCGCCGGTGCAACACGCGGTGATCGCTGGGGACGAGATCACCGGGGCCAGTACTTTCCTGCTGGAAGAGGGCCTGGACACCGGGCCGGTGTTGGGCACGATGACCGAGGTGGTGCGGTCTCAGGACACCTCCGGCGAACTTCTGGAACGGCTGGCTTCGGCCGGGGCGTCCTTGCTGGTGTCGACACTCGACGCAGTGGAGTCCGGGTCGGCTCTACCGGTGGCTCAGCCGGCGGAGGGAATCAGTTTTGCGCCGAAGCTGACCACGGAGGACGCCAGGGTGCGCTGGGATGTTCCCGCTTTGGCGGTCGACCGCCGCGTCCGCGGTTGCACTCCGGCTCCGGGCGCGTGGACCACTTTCCGTGGCGGTCGGATCAAGATCGGACCGGTTGCCCTGGTAAGCGACCCTGAGGTCAGGCCGCTGGCACCGGGATCGATGGTGGTGACTCGGCGGGATGTCTTCGTCGGGACAGCCAGTACACCGGTACGTCTGGGAACGGTCCAGCCGCAGGGCAAGCGACCGATGGCAGCAGCTGATTGGGCTCGCGGTGCGCGGGCCATGACGGACGAGACCCTGGGAGAGTGA
- a CDS encoding riboflavin synthase, which yields MFTGIVEEIGVITAMDRRPDSVVLRIRGPLVTTDVADGVSIAVNGVCLTVTGHDGEEFTVDVMQESLNRSSLGALGLGSQVNLERALSAQGRFGGHIVQGHVDGTATCLSRVPGQDWEVLTFSLPSDLARYVVSKGSITVDGVSLTVSGLTEETFAVSLIPTTLRETTLGGLGVGGAVNLEVDVLGKYVERLLGLVPAQADLGAAPTLGEGSRA from the coding sequence ATGTTCACCGGAATCGTCGAAGAGATCGGCGTGATCACCGCGATGGATCGCCGTCCGGACTCGGTGGTGCTGCGGATCCGTGGACCGTTGGTGACGACGGATGTCGCCGACGGCGTGTCGATCGCGGTCAACGGGGTGTGTCTGACCGTGACGGGGCACGACGGTGAGGAGTTCACCGTCGATGTCATGCAGGAGAGCTTGAACCGCAGCAGTCTCGGCGCACTCGGCCTGGGCAGCCAGGTCAACCTGGAGCGGGCCTTGTCCGCTCAAGGCCGTTTCGGGGGGCACATCGTCCAAGGACATGTGGACGGTACGGCGACCTGTTTGAGCCGGGTGCCCGGTCAGGACTGGGAGGTGCTGACCTTCTCCTTGCCCTCCGACCTGGCCCGGTACGTGGTCTCCAAGGGATCGATCACTGTCGACGGGGTCTCGTTGACGGTCTCCGGGCTCACCGAGGAGACCTTTGCCGTCAGCTTGATCCCTACCACTTTGCGGGAGACGACATTGGGTGGCCTCGGGGTGGGCGGTGCGGTGAACCTCGAGGTCGACGTCCTCGGGAAGTACGTCGAGCGGCTCCTGGGGCTGGTGCCTGCCCAGGCAGATCTCGGTGCAGCTCCTACGCTCGGCGAGGGGAGCAGAGCATGA
- the rpe gene encoding ribulose-phosphate 3-epimerase yields the protein MQISPSILSADFANLQSELEAIRDADWAHVDVMDNHFVPNLTLGLPIVEALLKVSPVPLDCHLMIEEPDRWAPAYAEAGAGSVTFHVEAAQDPVALARAIRAAGARASMALKPGTAWAPYEDLLPEVDMVLVMTVEPGFGGQSFMADQMPKVRAVRESVRRYGGQVWVQVDGGVSTSTIEQCAEAGADVFVAGSAVYGAQDVGSRVAELKDLASRHAHA from the coding sequence GTGCAGATCTCGCCCAGCATCCTGTCCGCTGATTTCGCGAACCTCCAGTCCGAGCTGGAAGCGATCCGTGACGCGGATTGGGCTCATGTGGACGTCATGGACAACCATTTCGTACCGAATCTGACCTTGGGTCTCCCGATCGTGGAGGCGTTGCTCAAGGTCAGCCCGGTTCCGTTGGATTGTCATCTGATGATCGAGGAGCCTGACCGTTGGGCGCCGGCTTATGCGGAAGCAGGGGCGGGGAGCGTGACTTTCCATGTGGAAGCTGCTCAGGATCCAGTGGCCTTGGCCAGAGCGATTCGGGCTGCTGGTGCCCGGGCATCGATGGCGCTGAAGCCGGGAACCGCATGGGCGCCGTATGAGGATCTGTTGCCTGAGGTCGACATGGTCCTGGTGATGACGGTCGAGCCGGGCTTCGGGGGGCAGTCCTTCATGGCCGATCAGATGCCGAAGGTGCGTGCGGTTCGTGAATCGGTTCGTCGATACGGCGGACAGGTCTGGGTGCAGGTCGACGGTGGGGTCTCTACCTCGACGATCGAGCAGTGCGCGGAAGCTGGAGCGGATGTCTTCGTCGCGGGTTCAGCGGTTTACGGCGCGCAGGACGTCGGGAGCAGGGTGGCTGAGCTGAAGGACCTGGCGAGCCGACACGCGCACGCCTGA
- a CDS encoding RsmB/NOP family class I SAM-dependent RNA methyltransferase — MRRSSTEGTAPYRGPRRRSVTRPAQRHRAVDQARSVAYEVLRAVAEGAYTNLELPKRLRAAQVTGRDAAFATELVYGTTRMRAFYDLVVARAAGRPLSKLDDSVLDILRLGAHQLLGMRVPVHAACDTTVALARQTHGTGVSGLVNAVMHRISEQDRETWLKAVSPGEDADASARLAVETSHPEWIVRALRSALIGHGAATAEEADEALAALLSADNIPAAVTLVARPGLSEIDELVEAGAEASSTVRTAAVLTAGGDPGAIPAVREGRAAVQDEGSQLVALALAAAPVVPVQGGGPVDDQPQAPSEQWLDMCAGPGGKAGLLAALAASRPAALFANEVSEHRARLVRQTVAAAVQVGTEVYVGVGDGREIGELEPSAYDRVLVDAPCTGLGALRRRPEARWRRTAQDVTALTAVQGQLLDSALAAVRVGGVVLYATCSPHLAETRFVVADALKRAQAHGIGVEELDTGAVFAEVSEGRITHMGEGPAVQLWPHLHSTDGMYAALLRRTS; from the coding sequence ATGCGCCGCTCGTCGACGGAGGGCACAGCGCCGTACCGGGGGCCGCGTCGTCGCTCGGTGACCCGCCCGGCGCAGAGACACCGGGCGGTCGATCAGGCCCGGTCGGTGGCCTACGAGGTCCTGCGGGCGGTCGCCGAAGGCGCCTACACCAATCTTGAACTGCCGAAACGTCTGCGGGCTGCACAGGTCACCGGACGGGACGCCGCCTTTGCGACAGAACTGGTCTACGGCACGACTCGGATGCGAGCCTTCTACGACCTCGTGGTGGCTCGGGCAGCCGGGCGACCGCTGTCGAAACTGGACGATTCGGTGCTGGACATCCTGCGTCTGGGAGCACATCAGCTCCTGGGAATGCGGGTCCCGGTGCACGCCGCATGTGACACGACGGTGGCACTGGCTCGGCAGACCCATGGCACGGGGGTGTCGGGGTTGGTGAATGCGGTGATGCACCGCATCAGCGAACAGGACAGGGAAACCTGGCTGAAGGCCGTCTCACCGGGAGAAGACGCGGACGCCAGCGCCCGCCTTGCCGTGGAGACTTCCCACCCGGAATGGATCGTTCGTGCGTTGCGGTCGGCCTTGATCGGGCATGGCGCTGCCACGGCCGAGGAGGCCGACGAGGCCTTGGCCGCATTGTTGTCCGCGGACAACATCCCGGCTGCGGTGACCTTGGTGGCACGCCCGGGGCTGTCCGAGATCGACGAACTCGTCGAAGCAGGCGCGGAGGCCTCGTCGACGGTACGGACGGCGGCGGTCCTCACGGCAGGTGGTGATCCCGGAGCGATCCCTGCGGTGCGCGAGGGGCGGGCTGCGGTGCAGGACGAAGGAAGCCAGCTGGTGGCTCTGGCGCTCGCGGCGGCTCCTGTGGTCCCGGTCCAGGGTGGTGGGCCCGTGGACGATCAGCCCCAGGCGCCTTCGGAGCAATGGCTGGACATGTGTGCAGGACCAGGTGGAAAAGCTGGTCTGCTGGCGGCGCTGGCGGCTTCTCGGCCTGCGGCACTCTTCGCCAACGAGGTGAGTGAACATCGGGCGCGTCTGGTACGCCAGACAGTGGCTGCTGCGGTTCAGGTGGGCACGGAGGTCTACGTGGGGGTGGGCGACGGCCGGGAGATCGGCGAGCTCGAGCCAAGCGCCTACGACCGTGTTCTGGTCGATGCTCCGTGTACGGGTCTGGGGGCCTTGCGGCGTCGGCCCGAGGCACGGTGGCGACGTACCGCCCAGGACGTGACTGCGTTGACCGCGGTTCAGGGGCAGCTGCTCGATTCGGCACTGGCGGCAGTTCGGGTAGGTGGCGTGGTGCTTTACGCCACCTGTAGCCCGCATCTGGCGGAGACCCGTTTCGTGGTGGCAGATGCACTGAAGCGGGCGCAGGCCCACGGAATCGGCGTCGAGGAACTCGATACCGGAGCAGTTTTCGCTGAGGTGTCTGAGGGGCGGATCACCCACATGGGAGAGGGCCCAGCTGTGCAGCTGTGGCCGCATCTGCACAGTACAGACGGGATGTATGCGGCTTTGTTGCGTCGAACGTCGTGA
- a CDS encoding MFS transporter, which translates to MWFFVGRFISTAGSVMAPIALAFAVLEMTSSVTALGQVLAARSIPLVVLLLVGGVVADRFSRSTVLMVSHVASAATQGLVAYLVITGQARLDTVILLEALNGAMTAFTMPAIQGMVPQVVDRAVMQQANALLAFSRSILAVIGPAVAGLLVVTVGAGWALAFDALTWVMAAFCMLFVRVAPAADRERSTMWRELRSGWTEFISLTWLWVIVLACGVLNAVHAGAWATLGPMVAKNDPRIGEQGWGMLVSAEAVGLLVCTVVMLRARVVRPLVVGMIGMAALALPLFALALHPSLAVVMICCLLAGAGVQVFMITWQTAIHENVPERYLSRITAYDSLGSFVALPLGQLAVGPVAGAVGPESTLIGSGVFFIAVVSAALGVPAVRTMRRGVAAPAGPSTLVVEPRVVEPQQAEPRTGGAAVAGAPGVEPER; encoded by the coding sequence GTGTGGTTCTTCGTAGGGCGGTTCATCTCGACCGCAGGGTCGGTGATGGCTCCGATCGCGTTGGCCTTCGCCGTCCTGGAGATGACGTCGTCGGTGACTGCGCTGGGCCAGGTTCTCGCAGCTCGGAGCATTCCGCTGGTGGTCCTGCTGCTGGTCGGTGGAGTCGTGGCGGATAGGTTCTCCCGGTCGACGGTGCTCATGGTCTCTCATGTGGCATCGGCAGCGACTCAAGGTCTGGTGGCCTACCTGGTGATCACGGGGCAGGCCCGCCTGGACACGGTCATTCTGCTGGAGGCCCTCAACGGGGCGATGACGGCATTCACCATGCCGGCCATCCAGGGCATGGTTCCGCAGGTGGTGGACCGGGCGGTGATGCAGCAGGCGAATGCTTTGCTGGCCTTCAGCAGGAGCATCCTGGCAGTGATCGGACCCGCGGTAGCAGGCCTTCTGGTCGTGACGGTGGGCGCAGGATGGGCCCTGGCTTTCGACGCTCTGACCTGGGTGATGGCTGCGTTCTGCATGCTTTTCGTGCGGGTTGCTCCGGCCGCTGACCGCGAGCGCTCCACGATGTGGAGGGAACTGCGTTCAGGCTGGACGGAATTCATTTCGCTCACCTGGCTGTGGGTGATCGTGCTCGCTTGTGGTGTGCTGAATGCGGTGCATGCCGGTGCCTGGGCGACCTTGGGGCCGATGGTGGCCAAGAACGATCCCCGGATCGGGGAACAGGGCTGGGGGATGCTGGTCTCTGCCGAAGCAGTTGGCCTCTTGGTGTGCACCGTGGTCATGCTGCGGGCCAGGGTCGTGCGCCCGTTGGTCGTGGGGATGATCGGGATGGCTGCTTTGGCCCTCCCGTTGTTCGCCTTGGCCCTGCACCCCTCACTGGCCGTGGTGATGATCTGTTGTTTGCTGGCAGGAGCGGGGGTGCAGGTTTTCATGATCACGTGGCAGACCGCCATTCATGAGAATGTTCCGGAACGCTATCTGTCCAGGATCACCGCTTACGACAGCCTTGGATCTTTCGTGGCGCTGCCCTTGGGACAGCTGGCGGTGGGGCCGGTGGCCGGGGCCGTAGGACCGGAGTCGACCTTGATCGGTTCGGGCGTTTTCTTCATCGCGGTGGTGTCGGCTGCGCTGGGAGTACCCGCGGTCAGGACGATGCGTCGGGGAGTGGCGGCACCGGCGGGTCCTTCGACGCTCGTGGTCGAACCTCGGGTGGTCGAGCCGCAACAGGCGGAACCTCGTACCGGCGGGGCTGCCGTGGCCGGTGCTCCAGGTGTAGAACCTGAGCGGTGA
- the ribB gene encoding 3,4-dihydroxy-2-butanone-4-phosphate synthase, with product MAEHTADAGFASIEAALAAMRAGRPVLVLDSADRENEGDVILAGQTLTTSWLAWTIRHSSGYVCVPMTADRADELQLPSMVVDNEDPRGTAYAVSCDAATGVSTGISAADRARTIRLLADPDSGPEQFVRPGHVLPLRAHPGGVAARAGHTEAGVELARAAGLSPVAAIAELVHDDGTMMRAADVLRLGDEHRLPVITIVDLQAWLARGGENRRAWSAGEPSGGVAIAGKGAGAHRVVRHGEAQLPTEYGVFQMVGYADLVTGAEHLALISPVGLGDRPVVRVHSECLTGDALGSLRCDCGPQLQEALATVAAQGGVVVYVRGHEGRGVGLLAKVSAYGVQDLGADTVDAQVRLGLPIDDREYGGAAAILTDLGVGPFELLTNNPLKITALQGFGLEVIARREHHVGVNPANVAYLATKRDRMGHLLSQDQHIPSFVSPTEG from the coding sequence ATGGCAGAGCACACGGCAGATGCGGGTTTCGCGAGTATCGAGGCTGCTCTGGCTGCGATGCGGGCGGGGCGCCCAGTCCTGGTCCTGGACAGCGCAGACCGGGAGAACGAAGGTGATGTGATCCTGGCCGGGCAGACCTTGACCACGTCATGGCTGGCCTGGACGATCCGGCATAGTTCCGGTTATGTCTGCGTACCGATGACGGCCGACCGGGCCGACGAACTTCAGCTGCCTTCCATGGTCGTCGACAACGAGGACCCCCGGGGGACGGCCTATGCGGTCAGCTGTGATGCCGCGACAGGGGTGAGCACCGGGATCAGCGCAGCCGACCGGGCACGGACGATCCGGTTGTTGGCCGACCCTGATTCTGGTCCGGAGCAGTTCGTCCGGCCCGGTCACGTGCTCCCGTTACGGGCGCATCCGGGCGGGGTCGCAGCTCGTGCCGGGCACACCGAGGCCGGGGTCGAGCTGGCTCGGGCTGCAGGGCTGTCCCCGGTGGCGGCGATCGCTGAACTCGTCCATGACGACGGGACGATGATGCGTGCCGCCGATGTGCTGCGGTTGGGGGATGAGCACCGGCTTCCGGTGATCACGATCGTCGACCTTCAGGCCTGGCTGGCCAGGGGCGGGGAGAACCGCCGTGCCTGGTCGGCCGGAGAGCCATCGGGTGGTGTCGCCATCGCCGGGAAGGGTGCTGGGGCACACCGGGTCGTCCGCCATGGCGAGGCCCAGCTTCCCACCGAGTACGGGGTTTTCCAGATGGTGGGCTACGCCGATCTGGTGACGGGGGCGGAGCATCTGGCTCTGATCAGCCCGGTAGGGCTGGGAGATCGTCCAGTGGTGCGGGTGCACTCGGAATGTCTGACCGGGGATGCCTTGGGGTCCTTGCGCTGTGACTGCGGGCCTCAGCTGCAGGAAGCCTTGGCGACGGTGGCAGCTCAGGGCGGGGTCGTGGTCTACGTCCGTGGTCATGAGGGGCGAGGCGTGGGGTTGTTGGCGAAGGTCTCCGCCTACGGGGTGCAGGATCTGGGGGCAGACACGGTCGATGCACAGGTACGACTTGGCCTGCCGATCGATGATCGCGAGTACGGCGGTGCCGCAGCGATCCTGACCGATCTGGGTGTGGGGCCTTTCGAGCTGCTCACCAATAACCCCTTGAAGATCACTGCTCTGCAGGGCTTCGGTCTGGAGGTCATCGCCCGGCGGGAACACCATGTCGGGGTGAACCCGGCCAATGTCGCCTATCTGGCCACGAAACGTGACCGGATGGGCCATCTTCTCTCCCAGGACCAGCACATCCCTTCATTTGTTTCTCCTACGGAAGGTTGA
- the ribH gene encoding 6,7-dimethyl-8-ribityllumazine synthase, with amino-acid sequence MAGHGSPTLTPDAAALRVAVVASSWHDEIMDGLIAGATDALAEAGCPQVDLIRVPGTFELPVACARLASAYDALVALGVVVRGGTPHFDYVCAGATTGITQVSVTTGVPIGFGVLTCDDEEQARARAGLPGSIEDKGREAAQAAVATATVLAGHPWPPAGHEDLR; translated from the coding sequence ATGGCCGGACACGGTTCCCCGACCCTGACCCCCGATGCTGCTGCACTGCGTGTGGCCGTTGTGGCGTCCAGCTGGCACGACGAGATCATGGACGGCCTGATAGCCGGGGCGACCGATGCCCTGGCCGAAGCGGGCTGCCCGCAGGTCGATCTGATTCGGGTCCCGGGGACCTTCGAGCTTCCGGTCGCCTGCGCGAGGCTTGCCTCCGCCTACGACGCCCTGGTTGCCCTGGGCGTGGTCGTCCGAGGAGGAACACCGCATTTCGACTACGTCTGTGCTGGCGCGACCACCGGGATCACCCAGGTATCGGTCACGACCGGTGTCCCGATCGGTTTCGGGGTGTTGACCTGCGATGACGAGGAGCAGGCCCGCGCCCGGGCCGGCCTGCCCGGGTCGATCGAGGACAAGGGGAGGGAAGCCGCACAGGCCGCGGTGGCCACGGCAACCGTGCTGGCTGGGCACCCATGGCCACCTGCCGGCCACGAGGATCTACGATGA
- a CDS encoding nucleoside/nucleotide kinase family protein, with amino-acid sequence MNGSSPDALMHDEDVDKATESRSVVEGAEIEEQIVLDEDEAWNRLVRLVERSPGRVLLGIAGSPGVGKTSYADYLAACCVDAAVVGLDGFQLSQSALSRMGRATRRGAPDTFDVEGYLALLRRLRSDDEQTVWAPEFRRETDDPVAGSVPVRPSTRVVITEGNYLLLPERPWAQARELCDEVWFVEVPERVRILRLVNRHAHYGLSRAQARARVTVGADGENAKLVRGTRGRGDFVVRMTLSEEETV; translated from the coding sequence GTGAACGGATCTTCGCCCGACGCCCTCATGCATGATGAAGACGTCGACAAGGCCACGGAAAGCCGCTCCGTCGTCGAGGGCGCCGAGATCGAGGAACAGATCGTCCTCGACGAGGACGAGGCGTGGAACCGCCTGGTTCGTCTCGTCGAACGGTCGCCGGGTCGAGTTCTGCTCGGGATCGCCGGCTCGCCAGGAGTGGGCAAGACCTCCTATGCCGACTACTTGGCTGCCTGTTGCGTCGACGCGGCGGTGGTCGGTCTGGACGGCTTCCAGCTCTCTCAGTCGGCGCTCTCCCGGATGGGGCGGGCCACCCGTCGCGGAGCCCCCGACACCTTTGACGTCGAGGGATATCTGGCTCTCCTGCGAAGGCTGCGCAGTGACGACGAGCAGACGGTCTGGGCGCCGGAGTTCCGCAGGGAGACCGACGACCCGGTGGCGGGGTCGGTCCCGGTGCGTCCTTCAACCAGAGTGGTCATCACCGAGGGGAACTACCTTCTCCTTCCTGAACGTCCGTGGGCGCAGGCCCGTGAACTGTGCGACGAGGTCTGGTTCGTCGAGGTCCCTGAGCGGGTCCGTATCCTTCGACTGGTCAACAGACACGCCCACTATGGTCTGAGCCGAGCACAAGCCCGGGCCCGGGTCACCGTGGGTGCCGATGGGGAGAACGCGAAGCTCGTCCGTGGCACGCGAGGACGAGGGGACTTCGTCGTGCGGATGACCTTGTCCGAGGAGGAAACGGTATGA
- the ribD gene encoding bifunctional diaminohydroxyphosphoribosylaminopyrimidine deaminase/5-amino-6-(5-phosphoribosylamino)uracil reductase RibD translates to MSSTADEEFMRIALAAAVLGPAADPNPQVGAAITDASGHLVAVGHHRGSGTPHAEIGALIQAGTRARGGTLYVTLEPCRHRGRTGPCTEALIGAGISRVVFAQDDPTEQAGGGAQVLAEAGVEVESGVLAEEAMALNAFWSWAMYLGRPVVTWKYAATLDGRSAAVDGTSQWITGEEARADVHERRSQCGAIVVGTGTALADDPQLTVRDTYGALTGQQPYRVVVGHRDLPEDARLRDGSAPTLFLHTHDPAQVLAELHEREIRHVWLEGGPTLAGAFLDAGLVDEVVAYVAPMLLGAGPSALVGPQITTLAEAYRLDLQDVARVGDDIRLVLNPVV, encoded by the coding sequence GTGTCGAGCACCGCCGACGAGGAATTCATGCGCATCGCGCTGGCCGCAGCTGTGCTGGGGCCAGCTGCCGACCCAAATCCCCAGGTCGGAGCAGCGATCACCGATGCTTCGGGTCATCTGGTGGCGGTCGGGCATCATCGGGGTTCGGGAACCCCGCACGCGGAGATCGGCGCGCTCATTCAAGCCGGAACGCGGGCGCGAGGAGGCACGCTCTACGTGACCTTGGAGCCGTGCCGGCATCGAGGGCGTACCGGCCCGTGCACCGAAGCCTTGATCGGGGCCGGGATCTCCCGGGTGGTCTTCGCCCAGGACGATCCCACCGAGCAGGCCGGTGGCGGTGCACAGGTGCTGGCCGAGGCTGGGGTCGAGGTCGAGTCGGGGGTCCTCGCCGAAGAAGCAATGGCGTTGAACGCCTTCTGGTCGTGGGCGATGTACCTGGGACGGCCGGTGGTCACCTGGAAGTATGCGGCCACTCTCGACGGACGGTCGGCTGCGGTGGACGGGACCAGCCAGTGGATCACCGGTGAGGAGGCCCGCGCCGACGTCCATGAACGCCGCTCCCAGTGCGGGGCCATCGTGGTCGGGACGGGTACTGCCTTGGCGGACGACCCCCAGCTGACGGTACGGGATACTTATGGCGCTTTGACCGGCCAGCAGCCTTACCGAGTGGTCGTGGGCCATCGGGACCTGCCTGAGGATGCGCGACTGCGGGACGGGAGCGCGCCGACGCTCTTCCTGCATACACATGATCCTGCGCAGGTGTTGGCCGAGCTGCACGAGCGGGAGATCCGCCATGTCTGGCTCGAGGGTGGTCCGACCCTGGCTGGGGCCTTCCTCGACGCGGGCCTCGTCGACGAAGTGGTCGCCTATGTTGCACCGATGCTTCTGGGTGCTGGTCCGTCGGCGCTGGTCGGACCGCAGATCACCACCTTGGCTGAGGCCTACCGCCTGGATCTTCAGGATGTGGCTCGGGTGGGCGATGACATCCGTCTGGTTTTGAATCCCGTCGTCTGA